Genomic DNA from Panulirus ornatus isolate Po-2019 chromosome 50, ASM3632096v1, whole genome shotgun sequence:
agataatgttcttgccttccacacattcttcagtgctcccagaaccttcaccccctcccccaccctgactcatttctgcttccatggttccatccgctgctaagtccactaccagatatctaaaacacttcacttcctccagtttttctccattcaaacttacctcccaattaacttgtcccacaaccctactgaacctaataaccttgctcccagtgaatgtctggtTTGCGGaacaggtgcatgatgtctctatggttgtttaatttgtgtatggatggggttgttagggaggtgaatgcaagagttttggagagaggggcaagtatgcagtctgttgttgatgagagggcttgggaagggcgtcagttgttgtttgttgatgatacagcactggtacctgattcgggtgagaaactgcataagctggtgactgaatttggtagtgtgaaaaaagaaacttgagagtaaatgtgaataagatatatatacttgtatgtaaTAGATGTTGATGAACTCCACCAGCAAGTTATAACACTGTGAACAAGAATTCGCCTTTTATTTGTctgtatcatcattagtggacatcattgaggatttttttcttttcccttaaaGGAACCTACTTTACTGTGGTTTCaagtgtagcacagccttgaaactACAGAAGCCTCATGAAAGGGGCCTTTGGATTACAAactaatatatatgaatatacagatTCATTTTCCCCATTCCATAGTGTTTGATCATATGCCTGCTTAGGATTTGATGCATCAAAGGATAGATGATTAGAGTGATTAGagaaattttgaatttttttaatGTACTTACCAGTGTTCTTGGATAACGATGGATGGGAATGTGTCCTAAGCCAGATGAACAACATTTACACATGTGTGAGGGAGAAACTTGCGAGTGTAGAATCGCTAGCTCTTGAAGAATTGAGCTCCATTGGATTTAGTGACGATGTCTGCAAGTAAGTATTTTATTCTTTCTGTATCTCTTTATTTATATCTTTGCATTTCTCTCCATTGTTCTTTATTCTGTCTTCTCTGTTGAATGCACTGTAGGTTTTGTTTGTGTCATGGGTGGTAGCAGGAAAGACGATGACAAAAAGTAAGATTTATCTCTACAGCAACTCAacgtgagtaaaaaaaaaaaaatcccttgctGTTCTAAGCAGACAtttcttagatttttttctttttacaaacatTTTGTTACAAGTTTAGGGTTTGGGGTAGAGCCTCCATTTCTGCAAATATTCTACAGAAATGATGCATGTTGCTTCAAACGAAAGTGGTAACACTGCAAGAGATGTAAGTCTGTTTGGATGAGTAGAATGAGAGAGGAATAAATAATGATTGTAAGAGGATAGAAGTTGTAGATACCTCTAGAAAGGATAGCTGACACAGCTTTGTGTGAGACAAAGCTAAGAGGTAGTGGGACACAGAAGTGAAATAGAGCGAAGGGGATGAAATGAGATTTGTAAGATAGTAGAGGTTGTTGAGCAAAAGGAAGTGGCATTGTTAATCCTTAGACTGCAAACATAATTCATTTGTTGGCACAGCCACCTGTCATACATCATTTAAAATGATTTCTGTATTGCTGTTTTAATTGCAAACCAAATTTAGCATTAATAAACCATGTTTCAAGTCCCACGAGGCTtcctcacaccatccacacattACTCAGGCTCTCAATAGCATCTCTCTGCTGTACAGATATTGCATGAAGGAAGTCTAGTACAAAGAAAAGTGTTCGTGAAGCATAAGCAGTGTACTTATTCTGAAGTAAACTTATTTACTCTATGTCAGTTACTCACAATTTTTGTCTGGATACCCTAAAGTGTGACATATATCACCTCGGACAAGTTTTCCATGCTTTTGTTTGAAAGACTGTTTGCCTTGATGGTGTACAAGGGAAGTTCTGTGCAAAGAAAATGGTGTTAGGGGACATGTTAGTTTGAAAATGTTTTCTGTAGAAGTATTTGGAAGAAAATATAGATGATCCCATCATCACTCCTCCCTTGCTTAGTATGTAATGAGGCATTCTTGCTTCAACATTCCACCATGGCAGAACAAAGGTAGATGAAGGATATGTATTTCAGTTTTCATACTCTGTATACATATCcttaatgtatacacatatgtacatacttaaAACATAAAGATATTAAAAAATGCATAATCATTCACTTTAGATATGGTAGCTAATACCATCATTGATTTGTTATTATTTAGCAGGATAAAGTATTGGTGTGCATGATTTGCAGTTTAGGAGTAGGCTGGGAGGGAGTTCCAGATCATttggtagtaatatatatatcctctttgtcaatcgttcctcactcattctttccatgtgaccaaaccatttcaatacaccctctcctgctctctcaaccacactctttattaccacacatctctcttaccctttcattacttactcgatcaaaccacctcaccacatatttttctcaaacatttaatttctaacacatgcaccctcctccgtacaaccctatctatagcccatgcttcacacccatataacattgttggaaccacaattccttcaaacatacccatttttgctctccgagataatgctctcgccttccacacattcttcaacgctcccagaaccttcgccccttccccctccctgtgactcacttccgcttctgtggttatATTTTATGGACATTATTTGCCTTTAAAATTTTTTAAGGTACTTTATGGTATATTTATAATTCCTTGTAGACAACTGGGAAGTCCTTACCATATCTGTTGTACTCTTTGGTAGGACATTACTTTTTCATAGATTGTTGTGTATTTTTGTCTCATCATAACTGGTTAAATTGTTTTGAACGATACCAATTTTCTTGGGTTACCATTTGAAATGGAGTGCATCACTGATGAAATAACTTATCTTAATTTGCAGGATAGTGAATGACATACCCCACTGCGTTGTTGAGTACACAGGAAAATGCAATGATTCCACACCATCTGACATTTTGGACTCTCTCCATAAGCATATTTTGAAGATGACCCCATGTTGGCAGGGGAACAGTGCCCCAACCCAGCTGTTCCACAGCAGTTACCTGCTGGTACACTTGTTAACTCTTGTGACAGCTGCACTCTTTGCTGCTAATATCCTAGTATAAGCTGAAGTGAACCTATCTTGAATCTTACTGAATTTCTGTTTGTTAAAGGAATGTTATGATAGTGTAGCCATTCTTGATTTTTGTGTCCTCACAAATGTTATTATCcataaagaatgaaatattaaTAGGATAAAAGTAAACAGCCTTGCAACACCCTTGGAGAGGCTGCTGCTCCAACACTGTCAGAAATAAGATTTAACAGGTTTGCTTTCTTGTGTCTTAATATTTATTGTTACTGCTGTGCATATTGATGGAATAATTGTCATTTTGCTTTTATTCCTTATCAAAGAAAATAATTTATAAGTATACTTTATTAATAACTTTATCAGTTACTGCAGCAGGGTAAATTTCAGTGATTGTCTTGTGGAAGAATTTGCCCTTATTCAGATCATAGCCTTGAAATTGTGACAGGAATTCTCAGTGTAATGAGGCAGCTTTATTTGTGAATGTTATATGATTAAGGACACACTAATCTTGTCAGTACAAAATGGATGATTTCATCATTTTGTCCTTTTCCCTCTATATCAGTTAGTTTATGGAAAGTTTATGAAAGATTTTTATGAGTTTATGGTTTATATGTATAATTTTCCaaatagggaacagagaagggggtcaaatgaggatattccctcaaaggctcagtccttggtctttacgctacctcactaacgtgggagacagcaactaagcatgataaataaaatatagataaatatatacatcctggggataggggagaaagagtacttcccatgtattctctacatgtcatagaaggcaactaaaaggggagggagtggggaactggaaatcctttcttcccgtttttaattttttcattcatatttgccgtttcccacattagcaaggtagcgttaagaacagaggaatgagcctttgagggagtatccttgCTTGGCcctcttctcagttccttcttttggaaagttaaaaaactggaggggaggatttccagtctgctgctccctccccttttagtctcctcctacgacatgcagggagtatgtgggaagttttctttctcacctatcccagggatatcatatacacacacacacattcacagacattacatatatacacactttcatatttatacttgcttgccttcatccattcttggcaccacATTGGAAATTCTGTACAAAAGGATGAATGGGAAAGCACATTTTGAACATTTTGACAATAACAGTCTTTTTAAGTACTCTGGGAAAGAAGGGTTTATGCTGCTTCTCTGTAGACGTGATTTTAGGTCGTTTTAAAAATTCAAAGTCCTCAGGATCGAGCAATAGTTGTATTTAGGGATTTTCAGAATTTAAATGTGAACCCACAGATTGTGATCTAAATATTGTATATGGTATACTTAGCTAGTGAAAAAGCAGTAGATTTGGTTATTTGCTATGTTAGTTGAATAATATCAATTTTATAAAACATCATTTGTTATATTTACTtgaaatttagggaaaataatttagaTATCATTGTCCTTTTTTTCAGCTAATTTTTACTCGAGTGGCATTATTAGTTTTGCTGCTCTGTTTTTCTTTGAACTGAAGGTTTGGTGATCAGACCTGAACAACCTTTTTTTAAATTTGGTCTGACTAGGGCATTATAATGAGAAGGGCTATGTAGCTTTCATTGCATTGtttattttctagtgaattcTAACATTGTTTTCTTATGCAGCAAAGCAATGATTTGCATATTTTGTCAACTATCATTCCAAAGTTTTTCTCTTCAGCTTGTAGTTCTGGCCTTTAAGGCATTTTATGTTACACTGAATAATTCCATCACTTTGCTGACTAAAGTCCAACTGTCATGCTTCTAAATCTCTATGAATCATCAAACAGTCTTTGTCTTGGTTAATTTTGTCTGCAAACTTTGAGATTTTACTCAAGAGTCCTACCCTTTgataaagtaaaatgaatataacCTTGTACCTCCACTTAAATATATGATGAGCCAATCAGATGCTTCATTGTttaacatatgttttttttttatctgaaagcAAGCCTGATACACATTGTGATTTAATGTTACCGAACAATCTTTCATGTGGTATTTTACTGATGGCTTGTTGAAAGCCCAAGTATTGAATGTCTCAAGGTATTTCCGAGTTATTATACAAATGTCTAAATAATGTTACTTTCATTTAAAATGATTATTTTAAgaaacaagctttttttttttttttcaaaaattttacaATTTTGCCCTATTAATGTTTTGGACATCTTACTTAACCTGAAGCACACTCTTTTCCTAACATTTTGGATACTGATGTTACATTCATGAGCTTATGCACTTAATCTTCCTCATGTAAATGATAATGgagatatgaaaaacaaaatagaaaagtAAGCAAAGTGAATCATCAACAATGGATTATGCCAAGATGTATAGGGATTAACACATGCACATGATTCTGAATATTTACCTTTTTTAATATTGGGAGCAACCTGACCAAAGGGACTCTACTAAAATAGCTCCAGTTTACAATATAAATCTTGGGAATCtaggaaagagaagaaataaccagttATGGAACATCATGGTTATTAGAAGAGCGAGACTACAGAGCTCAAGAATTCTCATCAGTGATACCAAAAGTATTAACACTACTAATTGCTAAAAACAAACAGAATTATCAGTAGCCCTATGAAAGGATATGGTAGAATCAATAAAACTATACTACAACATACTTAGGACATATGTACAATCATATGATATTCTATGGTCTCTACAAGCTTTTCAAAGATGGCTCAGTTTAAAGAGACATCTCATCAGGAGTCTATATTAGAGTGCTGATGGGTCCTGCCATCAGGTGGTGGCACTGCGAGAAGAGGCTGATGTCGAAGGGATGACCTGCTATAAGAAGGGCTAAGAGGGGCCCTGGACGAAGTGTATCGCCTGGACCACCCTCAATCGTTGACTTCCTGCCTTAAAGCAGCCTACTTCTCCTACAACTGTGCAGAAAGCAGCCTTGAGCTGTCCCCAGCCACCATGCTGGACCACAGGTCAAACCCAAACGTACTATACATTCATATGCATTGTTTCACCAATGGAGGGTGGGGCTAATCTAGACATTATCCCCCAACTATAAGTGCAAACCCCACCCTCGAGCATCCAAGTACACTTATTCACACTGCAAAGCTTGTATCACCAGAAAGCATTACTCAGATGTAGcatctgctgtcaatggattcactTAAACTGCACATCACTCATGTTTGTAAACTACTAAGAGCACTGGATGAGCAACGGCTACTCAGACAAAATCACCTGAAACATCCACCCAAACCCCCACAATCATAACAGAAAAATCCAACAAGTACAAGCACAAAATACACAATCCTAC
This window encodes:
- the LOC139764490 gene encoding 27 kDa hemolymph glycoprotein-like isoform X2 produces the protein MKSFQFMENMCTIRLKENATNFKESLKNTVDCQQQIINDFLQEMNPNIQNEQEIIRKACSFEKHIMKCNENINREIQRCLIGQERDVMNITLKTMRAAVDYVCYNDGERIALFLDNDGWECVLSQMNNIYTCVREKLASVESLALEELSSIGFSDDVCKIVNDIPHCVVEYTGKCNDSTPSDILDSLHKHILKMTPCWQGNSAPTQLFHSSYLLVHLLTLVTAALFAANILV